ACTCGCCCTGCGAGTAGGCGGCGCTGATGCGCTGGCGCAGGCCCTCGGCGTCTTCCCAGCGCATGTCGACCACCGGATGCTGGCGCAGGATCTCCGACAGCGCCGACAGGCGCCGCGTCTGCGACTCGGCGTCGCTGGCGGCGCTGCGGCTGCCGATCAGGGTGAGCGTGCCCGCGTCTTCCTCGAGCAGCCACTGGTGCTCGCGGGCGAAGGCGTAGGGCAGCGGGTACTTCACGGCGCGGGCCTCAGGGGCGCGGACTGGCCGGGGCCGGCGCGGGGGCTGCGGGCGCCGGGGTGGGCGTGGGCTGCACCGGAACGGGCACCGGCGTGGACGTGACGCCACCGGGCGCGCCTTCGGTGGTGCCGAGCTGTGGCCGCGGCGCGTTCTGGCGCTGGTAGGGCATGGGCTGCTCGCCCAGCACCGGGCTCTGGTTGATCTGCAGCACGCTGCTCGGCGCGGGCTGGATGTCGCGCTGCACCGCGCGCATCTGCTCGTAGCGGTCGAGCGCGAGGTTGGCGGTGTCGCGCTCGTCGCGCAGCACCACGGGGCGCAGGAACACCATGAGGTTGGTCTTGCGGCGGCTGCGGCTTTCGTTGCGGAACAGGCCGCCCAGCACGGGCACGTCGCCCAGGCCGGGCACCTTCTGCTGGTTGTTGGCGAACTCGTCCTGCAGCAGGCCGCCGAGCACCACGATGGCGCCGTCGTTCACGAGCACGTTGGTCTCGATGCTGCGCTTGTTGGTGATCAGGCCGGTGCTCGAGCCCACCGACGAGGGCAGGATGCTGCTGACCTCCTGGTAGATGGTCATCTTGATGGTGCCGTTCTCGCTGATCTGCGGCTTCACGCGCAGCGTCAGGCCCACGTCCTTGCGCTCGATGGTCTGGAACGGGTTGACCGAGCCGTTGTTGCCGCCGCCGGTGTTGGTGAACTGGCCGGTCACGAAGGGCACGTTCTGGCCGATGACGATCTTGGCCTCTTCGTTGTCGAGCGTGAGCAGGTTCGGGGTGGACAGCACGTTGCCGGCGCCGTTCTCCTGCAGGAAGCGCGCGAGGAAGCCCAGCACGTAGACGCCGCCGGTGCGGCGCGCCAGGCCGATGTTGAGGCCGGCCGCGGGCGTCGTCTCGCCCTGCGCGAGGTTGATGATGTTGCGGCCGCCCTCACCGAAGTTGGTGCCGAGCAGGCCGATCACGCGGTCGCCCGAATTGCCCGAGGCGCCCTGCCACTGGATGCCGAACTCGGCGGCCTTGTCGTCGTTGATCTCGGCGATCAGGCTTTCCACGTAGACCTGGGCGCGGCGCGAGTCGAGCTGGTCGATCACCGCGCGCAGCTGGCGGTAGACCGGCTCGGCCGCGGTGATGATGAGCGAGTTGGTCGCCGGGTCGGCCTGGATCTGGCCGCCGGTGGAGGGCTGGGCGCTGGGCGTGACCGGCGTGGTCGAGGCCGTCATGCCCGAGGCATTGGCCGTGAGGTTGATGGTGGACGGCGCGGCGCGGACGGCCGAGGCGGAGCCGATGGCGCCGGCTGCACCGCCGCCGCCACCGCCCGATTCGGCCGCGGCCAGCGCGGCGCGCAGCGTGGTGGCCATGGAGACCGCGTCGGCGTTCTTCAGGTAGACCACGTGGATGTTGCCGCTGAGCGCGGTGGCCGAGGGCTGGTCGAGCCGCACCACGAGCGATTTCACGAGCGCCAGCCGCGCCGGATTGGCCGCACGCAGCACCAGGCTGTTGCTGCGTGCGTCGGCCATGATGGTGGTGCGGTAGCTCGCGTCGGCCGCGCCCGCAGCGCCGCCGGCGCCCGCGGTCGCGGGGTCGATCAGGCGCTGGATCATGGGCACCAGGTCGGCCGCCACCGCGTGCTGCAGCGGCACGATCTCGATGTCGCTCGCGCCCGGCACGTCGAGCGCCGAGATGATGCGCGCCACGCGCTGCAGGTTCTCGGCGTAGTCGGTGATGACCAGCGAGTTGTTGCCCGGGTTGACGTTGATGGTGTTGTTGGGCGGGATCAGCGGGCGCAGCACCGGCACCAGGTTGTTCGCGTTCTCGTGGTTGAGCCGGAAGATCTGCGTGACGACCTGGTTCGACGAGGGCAGGGCCGAGGGCGCGCCCGCGTTGACCACGTTGCCCTGCAGCTTGGCGTCGGCCTCGGGCACGATCTTGTAGAGGCCGCCGGTGTCGACCAGCGCGAAGCCCTGCAGGCGCAGCGCGGCCGCGAACTGGTTGAGCGCCGCGTTGGGCGGCACCGGGCGGTCGGTGGACAGGTTGATGGTGCCGCGCACGCGCGGGTCGACCACCACGCTGCGGCCGGTGATGGTGGCCATGGTGCGGGCCACGGCCTCGATCTCGGCGCCCACGAAATTGAGCGTGACGGGTTCGCTGTTGCGGGCGGCGGGCTGGGCCTGGGCCGAGGGCGTGCCCAGCAGACTCAGCGCCATGGCGCAGGCCAGCGCGAGGGCGCTGCTGCGGCTGGCGAGGGGGGTGAGGGCGGACATGGCGCAATCCTATAGGGAGGTGGTCAGGCAGCGGTCACCCGATGGTGATCACCGAGCGCGGGCCGTCGCGGCGGCCCACGATGTTGAGCAGGTTGGTCAGCGCGAGCTCGCTGCCCGGCGCGGCCTGGGCGTCGCCCGCGAAGCGCAGCCGCCCGCCGACCCATTCGCCCTGACCCTGCAGCAGCAGGGCGCCGCTGAGGGTCTGGAGTTCGAGCCGCGCGGTGTGGCCGTCGGCGTCGGCGCGCAGCTGGGCGCGGTAGCTGCCCAGGGGGCGGATGCTGGACAGGCGCGAGGCCAGGTCGAGCGCGTCGATGTCGAGTCCGCCGTACAGCTGCGCGCGGCCGCTCACCAGGCTCAGACCCAGGCCCTGGCTTTGCAGTGCGATCGTGCCTTCGAGGCGCAGCGTGTTCCAGGGCGTGCCCAGGCCCGCGAGCAGGCCCGCGGGCAGGCGGCCCTGGAAGGGGGCGATGTCGAGCCGGGTTTCGCCGATGCCGGGCCGCAGGTGCAGCTGCACCGGTTGCGGCGTGCAGCACGGCGCGCGCAGGCCGAGCGCGAGCGCGGGCCCGCCATGCCAGGCCGGGCGCAGCCGCCAGGCCAGGCCTTCGGGCAGCGCGCTGGTGCTGCGGCTGCCTTCGCCGCCGGTGAAGAGCAGGTCGGCGCGGCCGGTCCAGACCGTGCCGCTGGCGTTGACCAGCTGCACCTGGCCGCCGCTGGC
This is a stretch of genomic DNA from Hydrogenophaga crocea. It encodes these proteins:
- the gspD gene encoding type II secretion system secretin GspD, producing the protein MSALTPLASRSSALALACAMALSLLGTPSAQAQPAARNSEPVTLNFVGAEIEAVARTMATITGRSVVVDPRVRGTINLSTDRPVPPNAALNQFAAALRLQGFALVDTGGLYKIVPEADAKLQGNVVNAGAPSALPSSNQVVTQIFRLNHENANNLVPVLRPLIPPNNTINVNPGNNSLVITDYAENLQRVARIISALDVPGASDIEIVPLQHAVAADLVPMIQRLIDPATAGAGGAAGAADASYRTTIMADARSNSLVLRAANPARLALVKSLVVRLDQPSATALSGNIHVVYLKNADAVSMATTLRAALAAAESGGGGGGAAGAIGSASAVRAAPSTINLTANASGMTASTTPVTPSAQPSTGGQIQADPATNSLIITAAEPVYRQLRAVIDQLDSRRAQVYVESLIAEINDDKAAEFGIQWQGASGNSGDRVIGLLGTNFGEGGRNIINLAQGETTPAAGLNIGLARRTGGVYVLGFLARFLQENGAGNVLSTPNLLTLDNEEAKIVIGQNVPFVTGQFTNTGGGNNGSVNPFQTIERKDVGLTLRVKPQISENGTIKMTIYQEVSSILPSSVGSSTGLITNKRSIETNVLVNDGAIVVLGGLLQDEFANNQQKVPGLGDVPVLGGLFRNESRSRRKTNLMVFLRPVVLRDERDTANLALDRYEQMRAVQRDIQPAPSSVLQINQSPVLGEQPMPYQRQNAPRPQLGTTEGAPGGVTSTPVPVPVQPTPTPAPAAPAPAPASPRP
- the gspN gene encoding type II secretion system protein N encodes the protein MNPTAIQRLALAAAVLGALLALLLFAPARWLADAVTRASGGQVQLVNASGTVWTGRADLLFTGGEGSRSTSALPEGLAWRLRPAWHGGPALALGLRAPCCTPQPVQLHLRPGIGETRLDIAPFQGRLPAGLLAGLGTPWNTLRLEGTIALQSQGLGLSLVSGRAQLYGGLDIDALDLASRLSSIRPLGSYRAQLRADADGHTARLELQTLSGALLLQGQGEWVGGRLRFAGDAQAAPGSELALTNLLNIVGRRDGPRSVITIG